The following are encoded in a window of Bacillus sp. SORGH_AS_0510 genomic DNA:
- a CDS encoding M81 family metallopeptidase: MKKLRVGIAFFYHESHSFAPLKTDIDAFYNEGFFKGDEIFSAYTATKTEVGGFLDVLAKEEHIEVVPLLCAAATPAGLVTIEAYQFIEREMLGHLRNAGKLDGLLLALHGAMVVENLYDPEEKLLREIRKVIGNDIPIATTLDMHANLSARMLDHTPYHFGFKTYPHVDMYNQGVNAAKLLMEVLLEQKNFVSSFIKLPMMPPSINMRTEEGPMHHLVELALQLEREPSIKNASVFGGFPYSDIPMVGASVLVIANDQTSANKAARELADKFWELRNDFILQLPTVKEGMKHALSLMEQKPIVLADISDNPLSCGSGDTTLLLKEFISVNQPQTLFGGLTDPESIKRCRLAGVGNEVMLDLGGKVSPQFGRPVQVMAKVLALSDGIFYNSGPFNQHLRVDVKGAAYIRAGEVDILLIGRPMSANDPEMFRHIGIEPTSYTILGLKVKNHFRAAFDPLISKVIYVDAPGVASNDLKNFSYKNIPKKIWPLKDIDDTVLMEV; the protein is encoded by the coding sequence ATGAAAAAGCTTCGAGTTGGAATCGCTTTTTTCTATCATGAATCTCATAGTTTCGCTCCATTAAAAACGGATATCGATGCATTTTATAATGAAGGATTTTTTAAAGGAGACGAGATTTTTTCGGCCTACACAGCAACAAAAACAGAAGTAGGCGGTTTCTTGGATGTACTTGCAAAGGAAGAGCACATAGAAGTTGTTCCACTTCTATGTGCTGCGGCGACCCCAGCAGGTCTCGTAACGATAGAAGCCTATCAGTTTATTGAGAGAGAAATGTTAGGACACTTGAGGAATGCAGGTAAATTGGACGGATTACTTCTTGCCCTCCATGGTGCCATGGTTGTTGAAAACCTCTACGACCCTGAAGAAAAGCTGTTAAGGGAAATTAGAAAAGTTATTGGGAATGATATTCCAATTGCAACGACCTTAGATATGCATGCAAATTTAAGTGCTAGAATGTTAGATCATACTCCCTATCATTTTGGATTTAAAACCTATCCCCATGTTGATATGTATAATCAAGGAGTAAATGCTGCAAAGTTACTCATGGAGGTCTTACTAGAACAAAAAAACTTTGTCTCCTCCTTCATCAAATTGCCTATGATGCCACCTTCTATCAACATGCGTACAGAAGAAGGGCCGATGCATCATTTGGTGGAACTAGCTCTTCAACTTGAGAGGGAACCTTCAATTAAAAATGCATCTGTATTTGGCGGTTTTCCTTATTCCGATATTCCGATGGTGGGGGCCAGTGTTCTTGTCATTGCAAATGATCAAACTAGCGCAAATAAGGCAGCTAGAGAATTAGCGGATAAATTTTGGGAGCTTCGTAATGATTTTATTTTGCAGCTTCCAACAGTTAAAGAGGGAATGAAGCACGCTTTGTCATTAATGGAACAAAAACCTATTGTCTTGGCGGATATCTCTGATAACCCATTAAGCTGTGGAAGTGGAGACACCACTCTATTATTAAAAGAGTTTATCAGCGTGAATCAACCACAAACCTTATTTGGCGGATTGACAGATCCTGAATCGATTAAAAGATGTAGGTTGGCAGGCGTAGGAAATGAGGTCATGCTTGACTTGGGAGGTAAAGTTTCTCCGCAATTTGGAAGGCCTGTTCAAGTAATGGCAAAGGTGCTAGCTCTTTCAGATGGAATTTTTTACAATAGTGGCCCTTTTAATCAACATTTACGAGTGGATGTGAAAGGTGCAGCCTATATAAGAGCAGGTGAAGTGGATATTCTTCTCATTGGCCGTCCAATGTCAGCTAATGACCCGGAAATGTTTCGCCATATAGGTATTGAGCCAACCTCCTATACCATTCTAGGTTTAAAAGTCAAAAATCACTTCCGGGCAGCATTTGATCCTTTAATTAGTAAGGTCATCTATGTCGATGCACCAGGAGTGGCATCTAATGATTTAAAGAATTTTTCTTATAAAAATATCCCAAAGAAGATTTGGCCGCTTAAAGATATAGATGATACTGTACTTATGGAGGTATAA
- a CDS encoding N-acetyltransferase: MTVIEKNFYIEIPEKLTPEEQKMMMELEVDAFPGTGAVDEQTLVPIARYGKLILYKQPSDDRPVAVCECMRDYNNPNKAYIFGYYVRSDYKGKGIGKMFLQEVSSILKNDGFSVVCLTVSVKNLPAVKLYEKEGYEIKETRYSEFGVGEDRYYMEKVL, encoded by the coding sequence ATGACTGTAATTGAAAAGAACTTTTATATTGAGATTCCAGAAAAATTAACACCTGAAGAACAAAAAATGATGATGGAGCTTGAAGTTGATGCATTTCCAGGTACAGGTGCCGTTGATGAACAAACACTTGTGCCCATAGCTCGTTATGGGAAACTCATCTTATATAAACAACCGAGCGATGACCGGCCTGTGGCAGTTTGCGAGTGTATGAGAGATTATAATAATCCCAATAAAGCCTATATATTTGGTTATTATGTTCGTTCCGATTATAAAGGGAAGGGAATTGGGAAAATGTTCTTGCAGGAAGTTAGTTCTATTTTAAAAAATGATGGATTTTCTGTCGTTTGCTTAACTGTAAGTGTAAAGAACCTTCCTGCCGTAAAGTTATATGAAAAAGAAGGATATGAAATAAAGGAAACAAGATACTCTGAATTTGGGGTAGGGGAAGATCGTTACTATATGGAGAAAGTACTATAA
- a CDS encoding YqcI/YcgG family protein, whose protein sequence is MKDKDQPFPCIPATIGFLTNQIRYGFAGDPRYASTLKEVAQLLSEYTETSKEYGKFTSLIIFYETPKELRETYSVEMFEQLFWDHLNCLTDIDEKDWPNHIPQNPHNPIWEFCFNGEQYFMYCATPSHINRKSRHFDYFMLAITPRWVLQEFNKNISFANNIKSQVRKRLENYDSIGIHPDLNSYGLEDNFEWKQYFLRDDDTSLSKCPFHQFLNNHLE, encoded by the coding sequence ATGAAAGATAAAGACCAGCCGTTTCCATGTATTCCTGCAACAATAGGCTTCTTAACAAATCAAATACGTTACGGGTTTGCTGGTGACCCAAGGTATGCTAGTACACTTAAAGAGGTTGCCCAGTTGTTAAGTGAGTACACAGAAACATCTAAAGAATATGGCAAATTTACCTCTCTTATCATTTTTTATGAAACGCCAAAGGAGTTAAGGGAAACGTATAGCGTAGAAATGTTTGAACAATTATTTTGGGACCATTTGAACTGCTTAACTGACATAGATGAAAAGGATTGGCCCAACCATATTCCGCAAAATCCCCATAATCCTATTTGGGAGTTCTGTTTCAACGGGGAACAGTACTTTATGTATTGCGCAACACCTTCACATATAAATAGAAAAAGCAGACATTTTGATTATTTTATGTTAGCTATTACACCCAGATGGGTGTTGCAAGAGTTCAATAAAAATATATCTTTTGCTAATAATATAAAATCTCAGGTTCGAAAAAGATTGGAAAATTATGATTCTATCGGTATTCATCCTGATCTGAATAGCTATGGGCTGGAGGATAATTTTGAATGGAAACAATATTTCTTACGGGACGATGACACTTCCTTATCAAAATGTCCGTTTCATCAATTTTTGAACAATCATTTAGAATAA
- a CDS encoding aldehyde dehydrogenase produces the protein MIQQAVKKGLYINGSWIQEEDQDFFKSINPATEEVVGYCAAATSSQVDDAVESARKAFKKWKNTPLPERAQFLWKAAKAFEEKKELLAQMMTQEMGKVIAESLGEVGVVIETCKYMAGEGRRLFGETVGAGAENRHIMMVREPVGVVACITPWNFPVSLAGYKILAALISGNTVVWKPASEVALSAQIFTDIFHEIGLPKGVLNLITGSGSKVGSKLAEHKDVKVISFTGSTEVGIKLSETAAKTLKRVALELGGKNAVIVLKDADLKLAAEAIVKAAFTTTGQRCTAASRVIVESEVKDELLNRVVSITKQLKAGNGLEPGVDIGPLTNKQQLETVEKYIAVAVEQGAVIECGGKRIASERGYFYEPTILSNVKNEDVVAQEEIFGPVLAFIEVNSFEEAIEVNNDTIYGLSTSLFTNSLYYANRGAKEIESGLVYINNGTSNAELGVAFGGTKQSGNGHREVSHHAFDVMTEWKSIYTTY, from the coding sequence ATGATCCAACAAGCTGTGAAAAAAGGATTGTATATAAATGGTTCTTGGATTCAAGAAGAGGATCAGGATTTTTTCAAAAGTATAAATCCTGCGACAGAGGAAGTGGTGGGCTATTGTGCGGCTGCTACATCATCACAAGTAGATGATGCGGTAGAAAGTGCACGAAAGGCCTTTAAAAAGTGGAAAAATACCCCACTGCCAGAGAGAGCTCAATTTCTTTGGAAAGCGGCCAAGGCTTTTGAAGAGAAAAAAGAGCTCTTAGCTCAAATGATGACACAGGAAATGGGGAAAGTAATAGCAGAATCCCTTGGTGAAGTAGGTGTCGTCATTGAAACCTGCAAATATATGGCGGGTGAGGGAAGAAGACTTTTTGGTGAAACCGTTGGTGCGGGGGCTGAAAACCGTCATATTATGATGGTCCGTGAGCCGGTGGGTGTTGTCGCTTGTATCACACCTTGGAATTTCCCGGTCTCTTTGGCAGGCTACAAAATTTTAGCAGCCCTAATTAGTGGTAATACAGTTGTATGGAAGCCAGCCTCTGAAGTGGCTCTTTCAGCACAAATTTTCACAGATATTTTCCATGAGATTGGGCTCCCAAAAGGAGTCTTAAACTTAATTACGGGATCAGGAAGTAAAGTTGGATCTAAACTGGCTGAACATAAGGATGTAAAGGTCATCTCATTTACCGGGTCTACAGAAGTGGGGATTAAACTATCAGAAACAGCCGCCAAGACATTAAAAAGAGTAGCTTTAGAGCTTGGCGGAAAAAATGCTGTTATTGTGTTGAAGGATGCAGATTTAAAACTAGCAGCGGAAGCAATTGTTAAGGCCGCCTTTACAACAACGGGGCAAAGGTGTACAGCTGCCAGCCGGGTCATTGTTGAATCAGAGGTAAAGGATGAATTACTAAACCGTGTTGTTTCCATTACCAAACAATTAAAAGCAGGGAATGGTCTTGAACCAGGTGTGGATATCGGACCTTTAACCAATAAACAGCAACTTGAAACCGTTGAAAAATATATAGCAGTAGCAGTTGAACAGGGAGCTGTGATAGAATGTGGCGGTAAACGAATAGCAAGTGAAAGAGGATACTTCTATGAGCCTACGATCTTAAGTAATGTAAAAAATGAGGATGTGGTTGCTCAAGAAGAAATTTTCGGTCCGGTTTTAGCATTTATAGAAGTTAATAGTTTTGAAGAAGCGATTGAAGTAAACAATGATACCATTTATGGGCTATCTACTTCATTATTTACAAACAGTCTCTACTATGCGAATCGTGGTGCAAAAGAAATTGAAAGCGGGCTAGTTTATATTAATAATGGTACTTCCAATGCGGAACTTGGTGTGGCATTCGGTGGAACGAAACAATCTGGAAATGGACATCGCGAGGTATCCCATCATGCCTTCGATGTGATGACAGAGTGGAAGTCCATTTATACGACCTATTAG
- a CDS encoding aspartate aminotransferase family protein, which yields MKNYLVIARKNGGGMMGSRLIEDYVFHRDFTKSYPIITHGKGIYLFDENGKRYMDACSGAVAANLGHGVEEIAEAMALQAKKAAFVHTMRFETEVLFQLAEKIAILAPHTLNKVYFTSGGSEANESAIKLARQFHKDAGRPGKNIVIGRWQSYHGNTFGSLSAGGDIKRRQTYTPNLINFNHVHSPNCKRCPYQREKEDCDHKQNWSCVRAVESVINELGPENVSAFIAEPIVGSQLGAVSPPEAYFKEIRKICDQYNIVLIVDEVMTGFGRTGKDFGFQHFGIVPDIITFGKGISAGYAPLAGMIVHDRIVDSLIENSKGKFVHGYTYSGHPVSVAAGLSVLTIYERDRIVSNVQFAGDYLKQQLFALKNRYPIIYDVRGEGLLLGIELAMDGKTGTPFPEKLHASERINNIAMELGAVFYPGSGSINGYLGDHILISPPLTVTTGEIDEMLRILENSLKIFIEELKEEEAYEITK from the coding sequence ATGAAGAATTATCTAGTGATAGCTAGAAAAAATGGTGGTGGAATGATGGGAAGTAGACTAATAGAAGATTATGTGTTCCATAGAGATTTTACTAAATCGTATCCTATTATCACTCATGGTAAAGGGATTTATTTATTTGATGAGAACGGAAAAAGGTACATGGATGCCTGCTCAGGAGCAGTTGCCGCGAACTTAGGTCATGGAGTGGAGGAAATTGCAGAAGCCATGGCTTTGCAAGCAAAGAAGGCAGCCTTTGTCCATACTATGAGATTTGAAACAGAGGTATTGTTCCAACTTGCTGAAAAAATTGCAATACTAGCGCCTCATACATTGAATAAGGTTTATTTTACAAGCGGGGGATCGGAAGCAAACGAAAGTGCCATTAAGCTTGCAAGACAATTTCATAAGGATGCGGGGAGACCCGGAAAAAACATCGTCATTGGGAGATGGCAGTCCTATCATGGAAACACATTTGGTTCTCTATCTGCCGGAGGCGATATAAAGCGACGACAGACATATACTCCAAACTTAATTAATTTCAACCATGTCCATTCCCCTAACTGTAAGAGATGTCCATATCAGAGAGAAAAAGAGGACTGCGATCATAAACAAAATTGGTCCTGTGTCAGGGCTGTTGAAAGCGTTATCAATGAGCTCGGGCCAGAAAATGTCTCTGCTTTTATTGCTGAACCGATTGTAGGGAGCCAGCTAGGTGCAGTAAGTCCCCCTGAAGCTTATTTTAAAGAAATCCGAAAGATTTGCGATCAATACAATATTGTCCTCATAGTAGATGAAGTAATGACAGGCTTTGGTCGAACCGGAAAAGATTTTGGTTTCCAACACTTTGGGATTGTGCCAGATATTATTACGTTTGGGAAAGGGATATCTGCTGGTTATGCTCCACTAGCGGGTATGATTGTTCACGACCGGATTGTAGATAGTCTAATAGAAAATAGTAAAGGGAAATTTGTTCATGGATATACGTACAGCGGACATCCCGTTTCCGTTGCAGCTGGTCTTTCTGTTTTAACCATTTATGAACGAGATAGGATTGTCAGCAACGTTCAGTTTGCAGGAGATTACCTTAAACAACAGCTGTTCGCTCTAAAAAACCGATATCCGATTATATATGATGTACGTGGAGAAGGACTATTGTTAGGTATTGAATTAGCTATGGATGGAAAAACAGGAACACCTTTCCCAGAAAAGTTACATGCTTCTGAGCGGATCAATAACATCGCAATGGAGCTTGGAGCTGTGTTTTATCCAGGAAGTGGTTCGATTAACGGCTATTTAGGAGACCATATATTAATCTCACCGCCGCTTACCGTTACCACGGGTGAGATCGACGAAATGTTAAGAATTCTAGAAAATTCCTTAAAGATATTTATAGAAGAACTAAAGGAGGAAGAAGCATATGAAATTACAAAATAA
- a CDS encoding bifunctional 2-polyprenyl-6-hydroxyphenol methylase/3-demethylubiquinol 3-O-methyltransferase UbiG: MNSRIKWNSKYKERLNQPIKLESNPRLKKLSDFLTGGKALDLACGIGGNSLFLAQMNYEVEAVDISDVAIQFIKEQALIYRLAINPKIYDLTELGKKHWHKWSFDLVVMTYYLDRSLFPLVKTLIKKKGYFFMETFYQSQESSNQGVSDQYKLKPKELQTVFNDWKIHFFEEDEKEGRQTIFCQKL, from the coding sequence ATGAATTCAAGGATTAAATGGAACTCAAAATACAAAGAGCGCCTAAATCAACCAATAAAGCTTGAATCAAATCCCAGGTTAAAAAAACTGTCCGACTTTCTAACAGGAGGAAAGGCGCTTGATCTTGCATGTGGTATTGGGGGCAACAGTCTATTTCTTGCACAAATGAATTATGAGGTTGAAGCTGTTGATATTTCTGATGTTGCCATTCAATTTATTAAGGAACAGGCTCTAATTTATAGACTTGCAATCAATCCAAAGATATATGATCTTACGGAACTGGGAAAAAAGCATTGGCATAAATGGTCTTTTGATTTAGTTGTAATGACCTATTACCTAGATCGTTCGCTTTTCCCGTTAGTGAAGACTCTTATAAAAAAGAAAGGTTATTTTTTCATGGAAACCTTCTATCAGTCACAAGAAAGCAGTAATCAGGGAGTATCTGACCAATATAAACTAAAGCCAAAAGAGTTGCAAACAGTATTTAACGATTGGAAGATACACTTTTTTGAAGAAGATGAGAAGGAAGGTAGACAAACAATATTTTGTCAGAAGCTCTAA
- a CDS encoding IclR family transcriptional regulator, translating to MRGLDLVHTATPYLQELSNKTSQNCNLSVYDQGKVLCLINIESFKSYFMGIKVGQSLPVYGGALSKVILAHLPEQLITTLISDDLLSFTPQTISHRELLIKELKKIRHQGYAESKGELTIGEAAIAAPIYDYSNEVVAGISLSGPEHHYKEEKQEEFRRLLLKTAHLISKQLGSEKYSDFEDEELSSDS from the coding sequence GTGAGGGGCTTAGATCTTGTACATACGGCAACACCTTACCTTCAAGAACTATCCAATAAAACCTCACAGAATTGTAACCTTAGTGTGTACGATCAAGGAAAGGTCTTATGTCTAATCAATATAGAGTCCTTTAAAAGCTATTTTATGGGAATTAAAGTGGGACAGAGCCTTCCCGTATACGGAGGGGCATTATCAAAAGTCATCTTAGCCCATCTGCCAGAACAATTAATAACTACCCTCATTTCAGATGATTTACTATCCTTTACACCACAAACGATATCTCACCGAGAGTTATTAATAAAAGAACTTAAAAAAATTCGGCACCAAGGCTATGCAGAATCTAAGGGAGAACTAACTATTGGAGAAGCCGCCATTGCTGCACCTATCTACGATTATTCAAACGAAGTCGTTGCCGGTATATCCCTATCTGGTCCCGAACATCACTACAAAGAAGAAAAACAAGAAGAATTTAGACGTCTATTACTTAAAACGGCTCACCTTATTTCAAAGCAATTAGGATCTGAAAAGTATAGTGATTTTGAGGATGAAGAATTATCTAGTGATAGCTAG
- a CDS encoding aspartate aminotransferase family protein: MKLQNKSDEIKEKAKKHLSPVLTRVTELVVEKAKGARFWTADGEEYIDFVSGVAVNAVGHANDAMIQAIMKQAESFIHFGLNYGYYESAANLAEKIAEITPGNLDTVFFANSGGEAIDGALKLAKAATGRPGIIAFEGSFHGRTLGATAITASSSKYRKNYEPILGEVYHAPYPYPSQLKCVNQEEIIPYCLHQLQKIFELRIDPSRVAAIVIEPVIGEGGYYPAPAEFLQELRKITEKHGILLIFDEVQTGFGRTGKMFAAEHSGVTPDIMVLAKALSGGMPLGAIVASKELHEKWPVGGHGSTFGGNPISCAAALANITVIEEEKLVDRSRDLGANIVAQLKESLEGLTGIKEVRGLGMMIGIEFQEDFASQVVPVIKQKCLEQKLLIMNCGVQGQTIRLMLPLNINEEDLHEGLSILERAIKETL; encoded by the coding sequence ATGAAATTACAAAATAAATCAGATGAAATTAAGGAAAAAGCAAAAAAACATTTATCTCCTGTTTTAACGAGGGTAACAGAATTAGTTGTAGAAAAAGCAAAGGGTGCCAGATTTTGGACGGCAGATGGAGAGGAATACATTGACTTTGTATCTGGAGTGGCTGTTAATGCTGTTGGTCACGCCAATGATGCGATGATTCAAGCCATTATGAAACAGGCAGAGTCATTTATTCATTTCGGTCTGAACTATGGTTACTATGAATCAGCTGCTAATCTTGCAGAAAAAATTGCCGAGATTACACCAGGTAATTTAGATACTGTGTTTTTTGCTAATTCCGGCGGTGAAGCGATTGATGGCGCATTAAAGTTGGCTAAAGCAGCTACAGGAAGACCTGGAATCATTGCTTTTGAAGGTTCCTTCCATGGAAGAACACTTGGAGCAACTGCTATTACTGCTTCTAGTTCTAAATACAGGAAAAACTATGAACCTATTTTAGGTGAGGTGTACCATGCTCCATATCCTTATCCATCTCAATTAAAATGTGTGAACCAAGAAGAGATTATTCCTTATTGTTTACACCAGCTTCAAAAAATCTTTGAATTACGGATTGATCCATCCCGAGTAGCAGCTATTGTGATTGAACCTGTGATTGGTGAAGGAGGATACTACCCAGCACCTGCAGAATTTCTCCAAGAACTTAGAAAAATAACAGAAAAACATGGCATCCTATTAATCTTTGACGAAGTGCAAACTGGTTTTGGGCGAACAGGGAAAATGTTTGCGGCTGAGCATTCTGGTGTAACTCCTGACATTATGGTTCTCGCAAAAGCACTTTCAGGTGGAATGCCGCTTGGAGCGATTGTAGCGAGTAAAGAGCTTCATGAAAAATGGCCAGTAGGGGGACATGGTTCAACCTTTGGAGGGAACCCGATTTCCTGTGCAGCAGCACTAGCAAATATTACAGTAATTGAAGAGGAAAAACTAGTAGACCGAAGCAGAGATTTAGGAGCAAACATTGTAGCACAGTTAAAGGAATCACTAGAAGGGTTAACTGGGATTAAAGAAGTGCGAGGATTAGGAATGATGATTGGTATCGAATTTCAAGAGGATTTTGCAAGTCAAGTTGTTCCAGTTATCAAGCAAAAGTGTTTAGAACAAAAGCTTCTCATTATGAATTGCGGAGTACAAGGACAAACAATCAGGTTAATGCTTCCTCTCAATATTAATGAAGAAGATTTACATGAGGGCCTATCCATTTTAGAAAGAGCGATTAAAGAAACATTATAA
- a CDS encoding cysteine hydrolase family protein, with product MKTFLNPAALLVLDVQVGFDHPYWGKRNNMHAEDNILKLLTEWRKRKWPVIYSQHLSLLPGSPLHYKNKSGTQFKTKIRPIAGEKVFQKNVNSAFIGTQLETFLHDQQIKSIVITGLSTQHCVSTTTRMSGNLGFDTYLIEDAIAAFEITDHNGVKHSAEEIQEIELAALNKEFATIINADKLITLLNN from the coding sequence ATGAAAACCTTTTTAAATCCAGCAGCGCTTCTAGTTTTGGACGTTCAAGTAGGATTTGATCATCCTTATTGGGGAAAACGTAATAATATGCATGCGGAAGATAATATTCTTAAGTTGCTTACAGAGTGGCGGAAAAGGAAATGGCCAGTGATTTATTCACAACATTTATCCCTGTTGCCTGGCTCCCCTCTTCATTATAAGAACAAAAGTGGAACGCAGTTTAAAACAAAGATTCGACCAATAGCCGGAGAAAAAGTATTTCAAAAAAATGTTAATAGTGCATTTATTGGGACACAATTAGAAACTTTTTTACATGATCAACAAATAAAATCAATTGTCATTACAGGACTTTCTACGCAACATTGTGTTTCAACAACGACCCGAATGAGTGGAAACTTAGGATTCGATACTTATTTGATTGAAGACGCTATTGCTGCTTTTGAAATTACAGATCACAACGGAGTTAAACATTCGGCAGAAGAGATACAAGAAATTGAATTGGCAGCATTAAATAAAGAGTTTGCTACTATTATTAATGCAGATAAACTCATAACACTTTTAAATAACTAA
- a CDS encoding NAD(P)/FAD-dependent oxidoreductase, with translation MFPKEKAIIIGGGISGKLAARVLSDFFHEVIILERDQEPAGPFPRKGAPQGEHIHALLHAGESGLERLFPGITEKFYSGGAIKINSTKDLAWFHHGVWKLRYDGEYSTILQTRPHLEWNVEKYIKKIPNVTVHYNQVVKNYVYKEKDNIIVGVEVADQSDNIKTLTADLIVDASGVSGITSKWFEKRGIHLPVKKAKIGLSYISKSFQLATNEARDWAIKIVYPNPPIEKMGGTISKVEGNRYIVTINGYHNEINEKDALADDSGFLELAKILPKLDIYQEIKDATPLTSTSVYRVPGINWNQFQQVKHFPDRLIVIGDTICRIDPVFGQGMSIAVLEALALQKLLQSYSDSIRKVITKFHKHAAKIISPIWNMVINEDFRYPETMGKKPIGLFIQQWYARNIFLLSSQNQYIYSSLFKVMNLIQPMIILMQPRILKTVLKRTFIK, from the coding sequence TTGTTTCCCAAGGAAAAAGCAATAATTATTGGTGGGGGGATTTCAGGAAAGTTAGCGGCTCGTGTGTTATCTGATTTTTTTCATGAGGTAATTATCCTAGAACGTGATCAGGAACCCGCAGGACCATTCCCAAGAAAAGGTGCCCCACAAGGCGAGCATATACACGCGCTTCTCCATGCTGGAGAATCCGGACTTGAGAGACTATTTCCTGGTATTACAGAAAAATTTTATTCAGGTGGCGCAATAAAGATAAATTCTACAAAAGACCTAGCTTGGTTTCACCATGGAGTTTGGAAACTCCGATACGATGGGGAATACTCCACTATCCTGCAAACCCGACCGCACCTTGAATGGAATGTAGAAAAATACATAAAGAAAATACCAAATGTAACTGTTCATTACAATCAAGTGGTCAAAAATTATGTATATAAGGAAAAAGACAATATTATTGTAGGAGTTGAAGTAGCAGATCAGAGTGACAATATCAAAACCTTAACGGCAGATTTAATAGTAGATGCAAGTGGAGTCAGCGGAATTACCTCTAAATGGTTTGAAAAACGAGGAATCCATCTACCTGTGAAAAAGGCTAAAATAGGCTTAAGCTATATTAGTAAGAGTTTTCAATTAGCAACAAATGAAGCCAGAGACTGGGCAATTAAAATTGTATATCCAAACCCTCCAATCGAGAAAATGGGAGGAACCATCTCAAAAGTAGAGGGAAACCGTTACATTGTTACAATAAATGGATACCATAATGAAATAAATGAAAAAGATGCCCTTGCAGACGATAGTGGTTTTCTAGAACTGGCCAAAATATTGCCTAAACTAGATATTTATCAAGAAATTAAGGATGCTACTCCATTAACTAGCACCTCTGTTTATCGAGTGCCAGGGATAAATTGGAACCAATTCCAACAGGTGAAACATTTCCCAGACAGACTCATTGTGATTGGTGATACAATTTGCAGGATCGACCCTGTTTTCGGACAAGGCATGAGTATTGCTGTGTTAGAAGCGCTTGCACTTCAAAAATTATTACAGAGTTATAGTGATTCAATAAGAAAGGTCATCACTAAATTTCATAAACATGCAGCAAAAATCATTTCTCCTATCTGGAACATGGTCATAAATGAAGATTTCCGCTATCCAGAAACAATGGGAAAAAAGCCGATAGGTCTCTTCATTCAACAATGGTACGCAAGGAACATCTTTCTTCTATCATCGCAAAATCAATATATTTATAGTTCATTATTTAAAGTAATGAATCTTATTCAACCTATGATAATACTCATGCAGCCGAGAATACTAAAAACGGTACTGAAGCGTACATTTATTAAATAG
- a CDS encoding class I SAM-dependent methyltransferase has protein sequence MSRLFAKWYDFFMNPLEKKKFKKIRKELISKATGNVLELGAGTGINFPFYKKVDKVFAIEPNPYMVERSTTKIKKAVVPIEIVRASAEELPFADNTFDTVVATLVFCTIPNPEKALGELNRVCKPEGSILLFEHVKMKNRFLGALQEWLTPAWKRVCDGCCLNRDTVELFQARGIQIKNMETYYSDLFIVVEGVNKN, from the coding sequence TTGAGTCGGTTATTCGCTAAATGGTATGACTTTTTTATGAATCCACTAGAGAAAAAGAAGTTTAAGAAGATTCGAAAAGAACTTATTTCAAAGGCAACAGGAAATGTCTTGGAGTTAGGTGCAGGGACAGGAATAAATTTCCCTTTTTATAAAAAAGTGGACAAGGTATTTGCAATTGAGCCTAATCCCTACATGGTTGAACGTTCAACAACGAAAATAAAAAAGGCAGTTGTCCCTATTGAAATCGTTCGGGCAAGTGCAGAGGAGTTGCCATTTGCTGATAATACATTTGATACAGTGGTAGCAACGCTTGTTTTTTGCACAATTCCCAATCCAGAAAAAGCACTTGGAGAACTGAACCGGGTATGCAAACCTGAAGGAAGTATTCTGTTATTTGAACATGTAAAGATGAAAAATCGATTTTTAGGGGCACTTCAAGAATGGTTAACTCCAGCTTGGAAGAGAGTCTGTGATGGATGTTGTTTAAATCGTGATACAGTGGAGTTATTTCAAGCACGCGGGATACAAATAAAAAATATGGAAACTTACTATAGTGATTTATTTATAGTTGTGGAAGGTGTCAATAAGAACTAG